A DNA window from Bacteroides cellulosilyticus contains the following coding sequences:
- a CDS encoding glycoside hydrolase family 97 catalytic domain-containing protein yields MFMNLLRKIWGIVIAAIISSCHSGTFDTISPDGTLKVGVVTTKDGDYGKAAFVVHYKGDSILFRSELGLETDVQKFAGNLRLKSVSEPKSVIDDYKMITGKRSHCVNEASERVYSLENDEGQILEVTFRVYNDGIAFKYGLKAISDEEHIINEYTAYALPKGSKRWIQQYDPGYEKFFPLSTDGKLANRPEVDLWGYPALIEPRDSVFVLITEANIRRGHCGSFLYNGDNRDNYQVRLADKKLAFSGVWESPWRLLIAGSLADITESTLVTDVSDPSKVEDTEWIKPGMVSWIYWAHNHGSKDYQIVKEYIDLATRMKWPYDLIDWEWDEMGNGGNLQDAVKYALEQGIKPLLWYNSSTSWLGPGPLYRLNKKEDREKEYKWLSDMGVAGIKVDFFTGDSVATMNYYMDLLEDAVKYKLMLNFHGATIPRGWQRTYPHLMSVEGVYGAEWYNNNPILTNRAAEHNATLPFTRNVVGPMDYTPGTFSDSQHPHITSHGHELALPVIFESALQHMPDRPSVYDNLPEAVKHLLSELPTAWDDTKLLAGYPGVEVVMARRRGDVWYIAGINGTNEPRTLRAPLAAIPVNGKQVSLFKDGTDDRSFAIEENIPLSDEETGLEIKCLPRGGFVAVIR; encoded by the coding sequence ATGTTTATGAACTTACTTAGAAAAATATGGGGGATTGTAATAGCTGCTATAATCAGTTCGTGCCATTCGGGAACATTTGATACTATTTCTCCTGACGGAACCTTAAAGGTTGGTGTAGTGACAACAAAGGATGGCGATTATGGAAAAGCCGCTTTCGTTGTGCATTACAAGGGAGATAGTATTCTTTTTCGTTCCGAACTGGGATTGGAGACAGATGTTCAAAAGTTTGCCGGTAACTTAAGATTGAAATCAGTTTCAGAACCGAAATCCGTGATTGATGATTATAAGATGATTACGGGAAAACGGAGCCATTGTGTGAACGAGGCTTCCGAACGGGTTTATTCTCTGGAAAACGATGAAGGGCAAATTTTGGAGGTAACGTTTAGGGTGTACAACGATGGAATTGCATTTAAGTATGGACTTAAAGCTATTTCGGATGAAGAACATATCATCAATGAATATACGGCGTACGCTTTGCCGAAAGGGAGTAAAAGATGGATACAACAATATGATCCGGGTTATGAAAAGTTTTTCCCGTTGTCTACTGACGGTAAGCTTGCCAACCGTCCGGAGGTTGATCTTTGGGGATATCCGGCGCTTATAGAGCCACGGGATTCTGTGTTTGTGTTGATTACGGAGGCCAATATCAGACGGGGGCATTGTGGCTCTTTTCTGTATAATGGGGATAATCGCGATAATTATCAGGTACGACTGGCTGATAAAAAACTTGCTTTCAGTGGTGTGTGGGAGTCTCCATGGCGATTGCTTATTGCTGGCTCTTTAGCTGATATTACTGAGTCTACACTGGTGACGGATGTATCTGACCCTTCTAAGGTGGAGGATACGGAATGGATAAAACCCGGAATGGTGTCATGGATTTATTGGGCGCACAACCACGGTTCCAAGGATTATCAGATAGTGAAAGAATACATCGACCTGGCCACCCGCATGAAGTGGCCCTATGACCTGATTGACTGGGAATGGGATGAAATGGGCAATGGAGGCAACCTTCAGGATGCCGTGAAGTATGCTTTGGAACAGGGTATTAAACCCTTGCTATGGTATAATTCGAGTACAAGCTGGCTTGGTCCCGGCCCTTTATACCGGCTGAATAAGAAAGAAGACCGGGAGAAGGAATATAAATGGCTGAGTGACATGGGAGTTGCCGGTATCAAAGTAGACTTCTTCACGGGCGATAGTGTTGCCACCATGAACTATTATATGGATTTGCTGGAGGATGCGGTGAAGTACAAGCTGATGCTTAACTTCCATGGTGCCACCATCCCTCGCGGCTGGCAACGCACATATCCCCACCTGATGTCGGTGGAAGGGGTGTATGGTGCCGAGTGGTATAACAATAATCCGATACTGACCAACCGGGCGGCCGAACATAATGCCACGTTGCCTTTCACAAGAAACGTTGTAGGGCCGATGGACTATACTCCGGGAACTTTTTCCGATTCACAGCATCCGCATATCACATCGCACGGGCATGAACTTGCGTTACCCGTGATTTTCGAATCGGCTTTGCAGCACATGCCCGACAGGCCTTCGGTTTATGATAACTTGCCGGAAGCAGTAAAACATCTTCTGTCTGAGTTACCCACTGCCTGGGATGATACGAAACTTTTGGCCGGTTATCCTGGAGTAGAAGTTGTCATGGCACGGCGCAGAGGGGATGTATGGTATATTGCAGGTATTAATGGGACTAATGAACCGAGGACGCTCCGTGCACCTCTGGCGGCTATTCCAGTAAATGGAAAGCAAGTGTCTTTGTTCAAGGACGGCACTGATGACAGAAGCTTTGCTATTGAAGAAAATATTCCCTTGTCGGACGAAGAAACCGGTTTAGAGATAAAGTGTTTACCACGCGGTGGTTTTGTAGCTGTAATAAGATGA
- a CDS encoding glycoside hydrolase family 2 TIM barrel-domain containing protein: MMKTKYWRLLPVICLAFQAHAQQLPDWENPNVIGINKEEYHATLTLPSGKAACDEIVSLNGTWKFMWSADPEKRPADFYKSDFDVSGWDNIAVPGTWQLQGYGKPIYTNWTYPFKKDQPRVTGEPPRHFFSYENRNPVGSYVTTFDVSEEMKGKRLYLHFEGVKSAMYVWVNGEKVGYSENSMAPAEFDVTRYVNEGQNRLAVEVYRWSDGSYLEDQDMWRFSGIYRPVELWVRPETHIKDYSFATELSDDFSSADFKARIWLRNSSEHKSGKLNLEMILKGKNRRGEKVTKRLTAPVKNLPSSSVECYSLSFVLENPELWSAEKPNLYDIEIRLYDGKQVVEELYSHWGIWKCEIEGNTFKFNGKPVKLKGVNRHEHHPRTGRLVDRETMEKDLKLMKQANINMIRTSHYPNSPLFYELCDRYGFYVMDEANQESHDYGLGNKILGDNPEWMSAHVDRALALVQRDKNHPCVVFWSLGNEGGAGCNMKAMADTIRAIDASRIIFCDTDLSVSAFNDPSYYTPGKLKEYAREKRDKPIFMREYAHAMGNSVGNLQEYWDVIEANAHIAGAAIWDWVDQGIAKRINPRYEKEVENSGSLLLKKGEFWAYGGDFGDFPNNGNFCFNGLIGADRVPHPHYYQVQKVYQNIGFSLEAPNKVRLTNKYEFTALDEFDYEYEWLQNGELVKSGKASIVAGEYLDIPSFAGTGELFLNVFARLRQGTCWAEKGFTVSKEQFQVNVSKPELIASEGGNVEVNASLSAIEVMAGSDCFVIDAKSGALASWKNGGTELLYAPLEPYFWKPANDNQMNNGYNNRLGAWRNAAAERVVEHIDYSVKNGLAVVEADMSLPVVGAAYRLRYTINGSGKIQVEAFYQPEKEKIPLMPKFGMRMRLPSSMNYIKWYGRGEFENYPDRKTAAFVGYYAADVDNFITDYAFPQDNANRCDVRWFSLNERRAGR; the protein is encoded by the coding sequence ATGATGAAAACAAAATATTGGAGGCTTTTGCCCGTTATATGTCTCGCGTTTCAGGCACACGCTCAGCAATTGCCTGATTGGGAAAATCCGAACGTGATAGGAATCAATAAAGAAGAGTATCATGCCACGTTGACGCTTCCTTCCGGGAAGGCTGCATGTGACGAGATTGTATCATTGAATGGAACATGGAAGTTCATGTGGTCTGCTGACCCGGAAAAGCGCCCGGCTGATTTCTATAAGAGTGATTTCGATGTTAGCGGATGGGACAATATCGCCGTACCCGGCACCTGGCAATTGCAGGGGTATGGGAAACCTATCTATACTAACTGGACTTATCCTTTTAAGAAAGATCAGCCAAGGGTGACGGGAGAGCCGCCGAGGCATTTCTTCAGTTATGAAAACCGTAATCCGGTAGGCTCTTATGTGACTACGTTTGATGTTTCGGAAGAAATGAAAGGTAAGCGGTTGTACCTGCATTTCGAAGGGGTGAAGTCTGCCATGTATGTATGGGTAAACGGGGAAAAGGTAGGATATAGTGAAAACTCCATGGCTCCGGCTGAGTTTGACGTTACCCGATATGTGAATGAAGGGCAAAACCGTTTGGCAGTGGAAGTCTACCGTTGGTCTGACGGAAGTTATCTGGAAGATCAGGATATGTGGCGTTTCAGTGGAATTTATCGCCCGGTAGAGCTGTGGGTTCGTCCTGAGACTCATATAAAAGACTATTCGTTTGCCACTGAGTTGTCGGATGACTTCTCGTCGGCAGACTTTAAGGCGAGAATCTGGCTGCGGAATTCATCGGAACATAAATCCGGCAAGTTGAACCTTGAAATGATATTGAAGGGCAAAAACAGACGGGGAGAGAAAGTGACGAAAAGGCTGACCGCTCCCGTAAAGAATTTGCCGTCTTCATCCGTCGAGTGTTATTCTTTATCCTTTGTATTGGAAAATCCGGAGCTATGGTCGGCAGAGAAACCCAATTTATATGATATTGAGATAAGACTTTACGACGGAAAGCAGGTGGTTGAAGAGTTATACTCACATTGGGGAATATGGAAGTGCGAAATTGAGGGGAACACTTTCAAGTTTAATGGTAAGCCCGTTAAACTGAAGGGAGTGAATCGGCACGAGCATCATCCCCGTACCGGCAGGTTGGTGGATAGGGAAACCATGGAAAAGGACTTGAAGCTGATGAAACAAGCTAACATCAATATGATCCGTACTTCGCACTACCCTAACAGTCCGTTGTTTTATGAACTGTGTGACAGATATGGTTTCTATGTGATGGATGAGGCTAATCAGGAAAGTCACGATTATGGTTTAGGCAATAAAATCCTTGGTGATAACCCGGAATGGATGTCAGCACATGTGGACAGGGCTCTTGCACTGGTACAACGTGACAAGAACCATCCTTGTGTGGTTTTCTGGTCTTTGGGCAATGAAGGAGGTGCCGGTTGTAATATGAAAGCCATGGCAGATACGATACGCGCCATAGATGCTTCACGCATTATTTTCTGTGATACCGATCTTTCTGTGTCGGCTTTTAACGACCCCTCTTACTATACTCCCGGAAAGCTTAAAGAGTATGCCCGTGAAAAGCGTGATAAACCCATCTTTATGCGTGAGTATGCCCATGCCATGGGAAATTCAGTAGGTAATTTGCAGGAGTATTGGGATGTCATTGAGGCTAATGCTCACATTGCAGGTGCCGCTATCTGGGATTGGGTTGACCAGGGAATTGCAAAGAGAATAAATCCGAGATATGAAAAGGAAGTGGAGAATTCGGGTTCTTTGTTATTGAAGAAAGGTGAATTCTGGGCTTATGGAGGAGATTTCGGAGATTTCCCCAATAACGGGAACTTCTGTTTCAATGGTTTGATTGGAGCTGACCGTGTTCCTCATCCGCACTACTATCAGGTTCAGAAAGTATATCAGAATATTGGTTTTTCACTCGAAGCTCCTAACAAGGTACGTCTCACCAATAAGTATGAGTTCACGGCTTTGGATGAGTTCGATTATGAGTATGAGTGGTTGCAGAACGGTGAGCTTGTGAAGTCGGGCAAGGCATCTATTGTAGCCGGAGAATATTTGGATATTCCCTCTTTCGCAGGGACGGGTGAACTTTTCCTGAATGTGTTTGCCAGACTGAGACAGGGTACGTGCTGGGCCGAGAAAGGTTTTACTGTTAGTAAGGAGCAATTCCAGGTGAATGTAAGCAAGCCGGAACTGATTGCCTCAGAGGGGGGAAATGTTGAAGTGAATGCGTCTTTGTCCGCTATTGAAGTAATGGCTGGTTCGGATTGCTTTGTAATTGATGCGAAATCCGGTGCTCTGGCAAGTTGGAAGAATGGTGGAACGGAACTTCTTTATGCTCCTTTGGAACCTTATTTCTGGAAACCGGCGAATGACAACCAGATGAACAATGGGTATAATAACCGCTTGGGAGCATGGAGGAATGCTGCTGCCGAACGTGTGGTTGAACATATTGATTATTCTGTAAAGAACGGGCTGGCTGTAGTAGAAGCGGATATGTCATTGCCTGTAGTAGGTGCTGCTTACCGGTTGCGCTATACCATAAACGGAAGTGGAAAGATACAGGTAGAAGCTTTCTATCAACCGGAAAAAGAAAAAATCCCATTGATGCCTAAGTTCGGAATGAGAATGCGTTTGCCCTCTTCTATGAATTATATCAAATGGTATGGCCGTGGCGAATTTGAAAACTATCCGGATAGGAAAACGGCGGCTTTTGTCGGTTACTATGCGGCGGATGTTGATAACTTTATCACAGATTATGCTTTTCCGCAAGATAATGCAAACAGGTGTGATGTTCGTTGGTTCTCACTGAATGAAAGGAGAGCCGGAAGATAA
- a CDS encoding TIM-barrel domain-containing protein, translating into MKSIKSVLILMALCCCTSLIGQDYQQTPEGLKATVNSVDVELQFYTPSIVRILKSPDGWKYVKESLSVIEAPQKVKPAITREGNTVRLKSSEMEVTLNLESGIVAFFNTKGEPLLSEKGKPEFTDFNDAGNKTFTIKQSFILDKDEPLYGLGILQNGKMSQRNQTKHLVQGNVEDVVPFVQSVKGYGLFWDNYSPTNFADKPEGTSFQSEVGDCIDYYFMYGGNADGVVAQMRALTGQVPMFPLWTYGYFQSKERYKSQEETVGVVRKYRELGVPLDGIIQDWQYWGHNYLWNAMDFKNPSFSDPKKMIDDVHGMNAHMLISIWSSFGPMTKPYRELDKNGMLFNFSTWPQSGLETWPPNMEYPSGVRVYDAYNPKARDIYWKYLNEGIFKLGMDGWWMDSTEPDHFDWKPEDFDTKTYLGSFRKVRNAYPLLTVGGVYDNQRAVTSDKRVFILTRSVFAGQQRYGANVWSGDIGSSWESLRNQIPAGLNFTLTGNPNFNSDIGGFFAGSYNRGWNDGSAPKNPMYQELYVRWLQFGTFTPMMRSHGADTPREIYQFGKKGEPIYDAIEKMIHLRYALLPYIYSTSWEVTERQSSFMRALVMDFAADKKVWDIKDQYMFGKSILVAPVVNAQYTQEKLVKLKENDGWDKNNVKKFENKAPVDFMQAKSAKVYLPEGAIWYDFWTNEKYDGGQEIEKETTIDVIPLYIKAGSIIPMGPKVQYATEKPWDNLELKVYAGADGSFVLYEDEFDSYNYELGAYTEIPMTWNNASRQLTIGARKGTYEGMLKNRKFTVVLQDGSRKVVDYNGKRVSVKF; encoded by the coding sequence ATGAAATCAATTAAAAGTGTATTGATATTAATGGCGCTGTGTTGTTGTACTTCTCTTATAGGGCAAGATTATCAGCAGACTCCCGAGGGACTTAAGGCGACCGTTAATTCTGTAGATGTGGAGTTACAATTCTACACTCCGTCAATTGTAAGAATTCTGAAATCTCCTGATGGCTGGAAGTATGTGAAAGAGAGCCTCTCGGTAATAGAGGCTCCTCAAAAAGTGAAACCTGCCATTACCAGGGAAGGTAATACTGTTAGACTGAAAAGTAGTGAAATGGAGGTTACTCTTAATTTGGAGTCGGGCATTGTGGCTTTCTTCAATACTAAAGGAGAACCTTTGCTTAGTGAGAAAGGAAAGCCGGAGTTTACCGATTTCAATGATGCCGGAAATAAAACGTTCACAATCAAGCAATCGTTTATTTTAGATAAAGATGAGCCTCTTTATGGATTAGGGATTCTCCAGAATGGAAAAATGTCGCAACGCAATCAGACCAAGCACCTTGTACAGGGCAATGTGGAGGACGTGGTTCCATTCGTACAGTCTGTGAAAGGATACGGCCTTTTTTGGGATAATTATTCGCCAACCAATTTTGCTGATAAACCGGAAGGAACCTCTTTCCAGTCCGAAGTGGGAGATTGCATCGACTATTACTTTATGTATGGTGGAAATGCTGATGGTGTAGTTGCACAAATGCGTGCATTGACCGGACAGGTTCCCATGTTCCCCCTCTGGACTTACGGCTATTTCCAAAGCAAGGAACGCTATAAAAGTCAGGAAGAAACGGTGGGAGTGGTACGGAAATACCGTGAACTGGGTGTTCCTCTCGATGGAATCATTCAGGATTGGCAATACTGGGGACACAACTATTTGTGGAATGCCATGGACTTTAAGAACCCTTCGTTCAGCGATCCTAAAAAGATGATCGATGATGTGCATGGAATGAATGCGCATATGCTGATTTCTATCTGGTCCTCATTTGGACCGATGACCAAGCCTTACAGGGAACTGGACAAGAATGGCATGTTGTTTAACTTCTCCACATGGCCCCAATCGGGACTCGAAACTTGGCCGCCCAATATGGAATATCCTTCCGGAGTACGTGTATACGATGCCTATAACCCGAAAGCCCGTGATATTTATTGGAAATACCTGAATGAAGGTATCTTCAAATTAGGCATGGACGGCTGGTGGATGGATTCTACGGAACCCGACCACTTCGATTGGAAGCCGGAAGACTTTGATACAAAGACTTATCTGGGTTCGTTCCGCAAGGTGCGCAATGCTTATCCGCTGTTGACAGTGGGTGGAGTATATGATAATCAGCGTGCTGTAACTTCCGATAAACGCGTCTTTATTCTTACACGTTCCGTTTTTGCCGGGCAGCAACGTTACGGAGCCAATGTATGGTCGGGAGATATCGGCTCTTCCTGGGAGTCACTGCGCAATCAGATTCCGGCAGGCTTGAATTTTACTCTGACCGGAAATCCTAATTTCAATTCGGATATTGGTGGCTTCTTTGCCGGAAGCTATAATAGGGGCTGGAATGACGGAAGTGCACCCAAGAATCCGATGTATCAGGAACTGTATGTGCGTTGGTTGCAATTCGGTACGTTTACACCGATGATGCGTTCACATGGAGCTGATACACCGAGGGAGATTTATCAATTCGGGAAAAAAGGTGAACCGATATATGATGCTATTGAAAAAATGATTCATCTGCGCTATGCATTGTTGCCCTATATCTATTCCACTTCATGGGAAGTGACCGAACGGCAGTCGAGCTTTATGCGTGCGTTGGTGATGGACTTTGCGGCTGACAAGAAAGTATGGGATATAAAAGACCAATACATGTTCGGTAAATCCATTCTGGTAGCGCCGGTAGTTAATGCGCAATACACTCAGGAGAAGCTGGTAAAACTAAAAGAAAATGATGGCTGGGATAAGAATAATGTTAAGAAATTTGAGAATAAAGCTCCGGTAGACTTTATGCAGGCTAAGTCCGCAAAGGTATATTTGCCGGAAGGTGCTATCTGGTATGATTTCTGGACGAATGAAAAGTATGACGGCGGACAGGAAATAGAAAAGGAAACGACTATTGATGTCATTCCTTTGTATATCAAGGCAGGTAGTATCATCCCAATGGGACCTAAAGTGCAGTATGCAACAGAGAAACCATGGGATAATCTTGAATTGAAAGTATATGCCGGTGCTGATGGTTCTTTTGTTCTGTATGAGGATGAATTTGATAGTTATAATTATGAGTTGGGAGCATATACTGAAATCCCTATGACATGGAACAATGCTTCCCGCCAGTTGACCATTGGAGCACGGAAGGGGACATACGAAGGAATGTTGAAAAACAGAAAGTTTACTGTTGTACTTCAAGATGGAAGCCGGAAGGTTGTTGACTACAATGGGAAAAGAGTGAGTGTGAAATTTTAG
- a CDS encoding glycoside hydrolase family 43 protein yields MKKLILPGLTAAMLFMASPQECLNAQTPIIQTKFTADPAPMVHKGTVYLYTTHDEDYAPEGMAGFRMKEWLLYTSTDMVNWTDHGTIANLYNFKWADPAVSGWGGFENGAWAPQCIERNGKFYLYCPVQGRGIGVLVADNPFGPFTDPLGKPLIGAEYDSIDPSVLIDDDGQAYLYWGNPNLWYVKLNEDMISCAGEITKDKLIRKIENQKDPYHFQEGPWAYKKNGHYYMAYASTCCPEGIGYAMGPGPVGPWEFKGYIMKPNGKSSGNHPGIIDYKGKSYVFGFNYRLNFMITDKHHERRSICVAELEYNPDGTIKELPWWDDGVAVEPVGTLNPYKRTEAETMAWSQGLKTAKDDESGMYVTSIHNRDFLQVKAVDFGKGAKTFEVRAATITKGKIEIRLDDLNGTLLGVCDISNTGGWNTWKTFVTDVEKVGGVHDLYLVFRGGDGEMFNMDYWRFK; encoded by the coding sequence ATGAAGAAACTTATTTTGCCCGGGTTGACGGCAGCTATGTTGTTTATGGCTTCTCCTCAGGAGTGCCTGAATGCCCAGACTCCGATTATACAGACCAAATTTACTGCCGACCCTGCGCCAATGGTGCATAAGGGTACAGTATACCTTTATACTACCCATGATGAAGACTATGCTCCCGAAGGAATGGCAGGCTTCCGCATGAAAGAATGGTTGCTTTACACCAGCACCGATATGGTGAACTGGACGGATCATGGAACCATAGCCAACTTGTATAACTTTAAATGGGCTGACCCTGCCGTATCAGGTTGGGGAGGATTTGAGAATGGTGCCTGGGCTCCTCAGTGCATCGAGCGTAATGGTAAGTTCTATTTGTATTGTCCTGTGCAGGGACGAGGCATCGGTGTGCTGGTTGCTGATAATCCCTTTGGTCCTTTTACCGACCCTCTCGGAAAACCCTTGATCGGTGCCGAGTATGACAGTATTGACCCGAGTGTATTGATAGACGATGATGGACAGGCGTATCTATATTGGGGAAATCCTAATCTCTGGTATGTGAAACTGAATGAAGATATGATATCCTGTGCGGGGGAAATCACGAAAGATAAATTAATCCGGAAGATAGAAAATCAGAAAGACCCTTATCATTTCCAGGAGGGTCCTTGGGCATACAAGAAGAACGGGCACTATTATATGGCTTATGCAAGTACATGCTGTCCGGAAGGTATCGGTTATGCAATGGGCCCCGGACCGGTAGGCCCTTGGGAATTCAAGGGTTATATAATGAAGCCTAATGGGAAGTCCTCCGGAAATCATCCGGGCATCATTGATTATAAAGGTAAATCTTATGTGTTCGGGTTTAACTACCGTTTGAACTTCATGATAACCGACAAGCATCATGAACGCCGTTCCATATGTGTGGCCGAGTTGGAGTATAATCCCGATGGCACAATCAAGGAACTGCCCTGGTGGGATGACGGTGTTGCAGTTGAGCCTGTCGGCACATTGAATCCTTATAAGCGGACTGAGGCGGAAACAATGGCTTGGAGCCAGGGACTTAAGACCGCCAAGGACGATGAAAGCGGGATGTATGTTACTTCCATTCATAACAGGGACTTCCTTCAAGTGAAAGCGGTTGACTTCGGCAAAGGGGCAAAGACATTTGAAGTCCGTGCAGCTACGATAACCAAAGGAAAGATTGAAATCCGCTTGGATGACCTTAACGGTACATTGCTGGGGGTATGCGATATCAGTAATACCGGTGGCTGGAATACGTGGAAAACCTTTGTTACCGATGTGGAAAAGGTGGGTGGAGTTCACGATCTGTACCTCGTTTTTAGAGGAGGAGACGGAGAGATGTTCAACATGGACTATTGGAGATTCAAGTAG
- a CDS encoding glycoside hydrolase 43 family protein, with the protein MKKMMLAWLTVVSLLMGCSGSEMPVKGTFRNPVVYADIPDISITRAGEYYYMISTTMHLMPGGPVMRSKDLVNWETVSYVFDKLTDNSKYDLIGGTVYGRGQWASSIRYHNGKFYVLFSPNDVPYRSYIFTADDPAGKWELLSRTQHFHDASLFFDDDGRVYVFYGTGELKELKSDLSDVKPDGVSMKIFERDADEQGLLEGSQVVKHNGKYYLLMISMDWSIPGRVRREVCYRADTITGPYEKKVILEHDFDGYGGVGQGCIIDSEEGDWYGVIFQDRGGIGRVPTLMPCRWVDGWPMLGDENGHVPLTMEKEIYPTENTKGILGSDDFSDEKLSLYWQWNHNPVDDKWSLTERPGYLRLKTSRVVDNLYLAPNTITQRMEGPKCSATISLDVSHMKDGDVAGFSAFNGHSGLLSVVKEGDAKRLVMSTNVVNFDRTPNKAIASVDIEEKEQVEFNQDVIYLRIEGDFMPKRDIATFYYSLDNKGWKKIGTDFKMRFDYTRLFMGSKFAIFNYATKSLGGYVDVDYFDYERANDRVTINK; encoded by the coding sequence ATGAAAAAGATGATGTTGGCATGGCTGACTGTTGTTTCATTACTGATGGGGTGTTCCGGTTCGGAAATGCCAGTGAAGGGAACGTTTCGTAATCCGGTGGTTTATGCCGATATACCGGACATATCCATTACACGTGCGGGAGAATACTACTACATGATAAGTACCACCATGCACCTGATGCCCGGCGGGCCTGTTATGAGATCAAAAGATCTGGTAAATTGGGAAACAGTGAGTTATGTCTTCGATAAGTTGACTGATAACTCAAAGTATGATTTGATTGGTGGAACTGTTTATGGGCGCGGACAATGGGCATCGTCCATACGCTATCATAACGGTAAGTTCTATGTATTGTTCTCACCAAACGATGTACCTTACCGGTCGTATATATTCACGGCGGACGATCCCGCCGGAAAGTGGGAACTATTGTCGAGAACGCAGCATTTCCATGATGCCTCTTTGTTTTTTGATGATGACGGACGGGTATATGTATTCTATGGAACCGGTGAGCTGAAGGAATTGAAGAGTGACTTGTCGGATGTGAAGCCCGATGGAGTCAGTATGAAGATATTCGAGCGGGATGCTGACGAACAGGGACTACTGGAAGGAAGCCAGGTTGTGAAGCATAACGGCAAGTACTATTTGTTGATGATCTCCATGGACTGGAGCATCCCCGGTCGGGTGCGCAGGGAAGTATGTTACCGTGCTGACACGATTACAGGACCTTATGAGAAAAAGGTTATCCTGGAACATGATTTTGACGGTTACGGAGGAGTAGGCCAAGGTTGTATTATTGACTCGGAAGAAGGAGACTGGTATGGGGTTATTTTTCAGGACCGCGGAGGAATAGGTCGGGTGCCTACTCTGATGCCCTGCCGTTGGGTGGATGGATGGCCGATGCTGGGAGATGAAAACGGTCATGTACCCTTGACGATGGAAAAAGAGATATATCCGACTGAAAATACCAAAGGAATACTTGGAAGTGATGACTTCAGCGATGAGAAGCTTTCACTCTACTGGCAATGGAATCATAATCCGGTAGATGATAAGTGGTCTTTGACGGAACGTCCGGGTTATCTGCGATTGAAGACCAGCCGGGTGGTTGATAACCTGTATTTAGCTCCGAATACGATTACGCAACGTATGGAAGGGCCGAAGTGCAGTGCTACCATTTCGCTTGATGTTTCTCATATGAAGGATGGGGATGTAGCCGGATTCAGCGCATTCAACGGACATTCCGGGCTTTTGTCAGTGGTGAAGGAAGGGGATGCAAAGCGTCTGGTTATGTCTACCAATGTCGTTAATTTTGATAGGACTCCCAATAAGGCAATAGCCAGTGTGGATATAGAAGAAAAAGAACAAGTCGAATTTAATCAGGATGTCATTTATCTGCGTATAGAAGGCGACTTCATGCCGAAACGCGATATTGCTACTTTCTATTATAGTTTGGATAATAAGGGATGGAAAAAGATAGGAACGGATTTCAAAATGCGCTTTGATTATACAAGGCTCTTTATGGGAAGCAAGTTTGCTATCTTCAACTATGCAACGAAGTCGCTGGGAGGTTATGTCGACGTTGATTACTTTGACTATGAGAGAGCTAATGATAGAGTAACTATTAATAAATAA